From the genome of Streptomyces sp. NBC_01317, one region includes:
- a CDS encoding SDR family NAD(P)-dependent oxidoreductase produces the protein MNRFTGKTVLVTGAGSGLGRAIAIAFAAEGACVVAAGRTAASLDETVGLIEATGGTATAVTADVTDSGRLQNLVRESVTRFGGLDIAVNNAGILRATVPVGEVSEQDWDAVLRTNVTGVWLAMKHEIAHMKENGGGAIINISSNLGAHLRIPNVAAYITSKAAVSALTRAAALDHIHQGIRINAVSPGASAAPMSLRPGETEADRAERVKTENPLGRVAEAEEVAAAVLYLASPAAGAVVGTDLVIDSGSSA, from the coding sequence ATGAACCGCTTCACCGGCAAGACCGTCCTCGTCACCGGCGCAGGCTCCGGCCTCGGCCGAGCGATCGCGATCGCCTTCGCCGCCGAGGGCGCATGCGTGGTCGCCGCGGGACGCACCGCGGCCTCCCTGGACGAGACGGTCGGCCTCATCGAGGCCACCGGCGGCACGGCCACCGCCGTCACCGCCGATGTCACCGACTCCGGCCGCCTCCAGAACCTCGTACGCGAGAGCGTCACCCGCTTCGGCGGACTGGACATCGCGGTCAACAACGCCGGGATACTCCGCGCCACCGTACCCGTCGGCGAGGTGAGCGAGCAGGACTGGGACGCGGTGCTGCGGACCAATGTCACCGGCGTCTGGCTGGCCATGAAGCACGAGATCGCGCACATGAAGGAGAACGGCGGCGGCGCCATCATCAATATCTCCTCCAACCTGGGCGCACACCTTCGGATCCCGAACGTGGCCGCGTACATCACCTCGAAGGCAGCGGTCTCCGCGCTGACCCGCGCCGCCGCTCTCGACCACATCCACCAGGGCATCCGCATCAACGCCGTCAGCCCCGGCGCCTCCGCCGCTCCCATGTCGCTGCGGCCCGGCGAGACCGAGGCCGACCGCGCCGAGCGGGTGAAGACAGAAAACCCGCTCGGCCGGGTCGCGGAGGCCGAAGAAGTGGCGGCCGCGGTGCTCTACCTCGCCTCGCCCGCGGCCGGCGCGGTCGTCGGCACCGACCTGGTCATCGACAGTGGGTCATCGGCCTGA
- a CDS encoding MFS transporter: MTATGTARVTAMQHRWAFVILGSVQTTLIFTLAAIAVPLPRIGREFDLKRADLILLSAAYGLTFAGLLLFGGRLADRYGGRRALTAGLVLFAAASAAAPLTSGIGALLAARFAQGAGAALVAPAAMAVLRAVFPSPTAYGRAMATWGGLSVLGATAGNLLSGVISALLSWRWTFAVPLVVAIAALALTPRLLPDTAPNRGRTLDLPGALLATVGITLTSYGLVVTDARPWSSAGVLVPLLGGTALLAAFWYAERRARDPLLPPRFLLDRRRALALTAIALSACGTAMTFVVLSLHLQQARDWSQLQTSAAFVPFAVALIASGRAAGPLIGRYGAGAVTAAGLGTGAAGIALLAFTGLDAHTWYAYGLLPGLVLLPAGTAASFAGAAVLATEGVPQQQTGLAGGVLNTAMEFGPTVLFAVLLTLGSDAWSLAATGAALAVVALLNHRTK; this comes from the coding sequence ATGACCGCCACGGGCACCGCCCGCGTCACCGCCATGCAGCACCGATGGGCCTTCGTCATCCTCGGCAGCGTCCAGACCACGCTGATCTTCACGCTCGCCGCGATCGCCGTACCGCTGCCCCGCATCGGGCGCGAATTCGACCTGAAGCGCGCAGACTTGATCCTGCTCAGCGCCGCTTACGGACTGACCTTCGCCGGGCTGCTGCTCTTCGGCGGACGCCTCGCCGACCGCTACGGCGGGCGGCGCGCCCTCACCGCGGGCCTTGTCCTCTTCGCCGCTGCCTCGGCCGCCGCCCCACTCACCTCCGGCATCGGGGCACTGCTCGCGGCGCGCTTCGCGCAGGGCGCGGGCGCGGCCCTCGTCGCGCCGGCCGCCATGGCCGTGCTGCGCGCCGTCTTCCCCTCCCCCACCGCGTACGGCAGGGCGATGGCCACCTGGGGCGGGCTCTCGGTGCTCGGCGCGACTGCGGGGAATCTGCTCTCCGGCGTCATTTCCGCGCTGCTTTCTTGGCGTTGGACCTTCGCCGTACCACTCGTGGTGGCGATCGCAGCCCTCGCCCTCACGCCCCGGCTGCTACCGGACACCGCACCGAACCGGGGCAGGACTCTCGACCTGCCGGGTGCTCTGCTCGCCACCGTCGGGATCACCCTCACCAGTTACGGGCTCGTCGTCACTGACGCCCGACCCTGGTCGTCGGCCGGCGTGCTCGTGCCGCTGCTCGGCGGGACCGCGCTGCTGGCCGCGTTCTGGTACGCCGAGCGCCGGGCCCGCGACCCACTGCTGCCACCCCGCTTCCTGCTTGACCGGCGGCGGGCCCTCGCCCTCACGGCCATCGCGCTGAGCGCCTGCGGGACCGCAATGACCTTTGTGGTTCTCTCACTCCACCTCCAGCAGGCGCGCGACTGGTCCCAGTTGCAGACCTCGGCCGCCTTCGTGCCGTTCGCCGTTGCGCTGATCGCCTCGGGCCGGGCGGCAGGACCGCTCATCGGCCGGTACGGGGCCGGAGCCGTCACGGCCGCCGGGCTGGGCACGGGCGCGGCCGGGATCGCCCTCCTCGCGTTCACCGGGCTCGATGCGCACACCTGGTACGCGTACGGACTGCTGCCGGGCCTTGTGCTGCTGCCGGCCGGCACCGCGGCCTCCTTCGCCGGAGCCGCCGTGCTCGCCACCGAAGGTGTACCGCAGCAGCAGACCGGGCTCGCGGGTGGCGTGCTGAACACCGCGATGGAATTCGGCCCGACCGTCCTCTTCGCCGTCCTGCTCACACTCGGCAGCGACGCCTGGTCCCTGGCCGCGACGGGGGCCGCCCTCGCCGTCGTCGCCCTCCTGAACCACCGCACCAAGTAA
- a CDS encoding Tn3 family transposase has product MSSASRANCACWWRFETRCEGGRFGWWGRTGGVTRRTTCPHVNTLLMQEVLADPKGADKLTNADRRALSPLFWTHVNPYGRFALDRNSRLDLDLSVRRATVPGPRAPQGEAAAAAA; this is encoded by the coding sequence GTGTCGAGCGCATCCCGTGCGAACTGTGCGTGCTGGTGGCGCTTCGAGACGCGGTGCGAAGGCGGGAGATTTGGGTGGTGGGGGCGAACCGGTGGCGTCACCCGGAGGACGACCTGCCCGCACGTCAACACGCTGCTGATGCAGGAGGTCCTGGCCGATCCGAAGGGGGCGGACAAGCTCACCAACGCGGACCGCCGGGCGCTGTCGCCGCTGTTCTGGACCCACGTCAATCCGTACGGCCGGTTCGCGCTGGACAGGAACAGCCGTCTCGATCTGGACCTGTCTGTCCGCCGGGCGACAGTGCCCGGCCCGCGTGCCCCGCAGGGTGAGGCAGCCGCAGCCGCGGCGTGA
- a CDS encoding TetR/AcrR family transcriptional regulator yields MARTKEFDPDAALQSALELFWRRGYEATSVTDLVEHLGVGRASIYATFGSKHELYLKAMDRYAEMRDPLLLAELSQPGPALPAVRAIVRRFAAEAASPEGRLNGCFVTNTAAELAPHDPAAARRVEISWEHLETPLHSALVRAQAQGELAEDRDPRALARMLLVLLQGVRIVGKASNDPARVRDAAEQALALLD; encoded by the coding sequence GTGGCCAGGACCAAGGAATTCGATCCGGACGCCGCGCTGCAGTCGGCCCTTGAGCTGTTCTGGCGGCGCGGCTACGAAGCGACGTCAGTGACGGATCTCGTCGAGCACCTCGGCGTCGGCCGTGCCAGCATCTACGCGACCTTCGGTAGCAAGCATGAGCTTTATCTGAAGGCCATGGACCGGTACGCCGAGATGCGTGACCCGCTCCTCCTGGCCGAGCTGTCCCAGCCGGGCCCCGCACTGCCCGCGGTGCGGGCGATAGTGCGCCGCTTCGCCGCGGAAGCCGCCTCCCCGGAAGGGCGGCTGAACGGCTGCTTCGTCACCAATACCGCGGCCGAGCTGGCCCCCCACGACCCGGCGGCGGCCCGCCGGGTCGAGATCAGCTGGGAGCATCTCGAGACCCCACTGCACTCCGCGCTCGTACGGGCCCAGGCCCAGGGTGAGCTTGCCGAGGACCGCGATCCGCGCGCGCTGGCCCGCATGCTGCTCGTCCTGCTGCAGGGCGTACGGATCGTCGGCAAAGCGTCGAACGATCCCGCCCGGGTGCGGGACGCGGCCGAGCAGGCGCTGGCCCTGCTGGACTGA
- a CDS encoding zinc finger domain-containing protein — protein sequence MTAPQKLAVGPESEADLVECRPCPKCKAAPASPCRSRSGAVTSAYHTGRFTKLPKPAKELRVPTPADRGPGQPWRPGKSVPAAVDPSLPSADIRIGYARCSHLSEEGLKTAREIKTHAPEHEKTQAYPEAVETAHANFAALQERDHSPV from the coding sequence ATGACGGCCCCTCAAAAACTTGCCGTCGGACCTGAGTCCGAAGCCGATCTCGTCGAATGCCGTCCGTGCCCGAAGTGCAAGGCCGCCCCCGCCTCGCCGTGCCGCTCGCGCAGCGGGGCAGTGACGAGCGCCTACCACACCGGCCGCTTCACCAAGCTGCCGAAGCCGGCGAAGGAACTGCGGGTGCCGACCCCGGCCGACCGAGGGCCGGGGCAACCCTGGCGGCCCGGCAAGTCGGTGCCCGCGGCCGTCGACCCCAGTCTGCCGAGCGCGGACATCCGCATCGGCTATGCCCGTTGCTCGCACCTCAGCGAGGAGGGGCTGAAGACCGCCCGGGAGATCAAGACGCACGCCCCGGAGCACGAGAAGACCCAGGCATACCCGGAGGCCGTCGAGACAGCACACGCCAACTTCGCCGCCCTCCAGGAGCGCGACCACAGCCCCGTGTAG
- a CDS encoding Tn3 family transposase, with product MRQEIHEGSQVGENWNSANKDLFYGKDGDLAGADKESQEVSMLALHLLQSALVHVNTCTLRFAVVPSRAVRPRADGRRLLTLPRRRNGVGSRRRRNRPVRHRCGRSRRGRPRRPGRRGRR from the coding sequence ATGCGCCAGGAGATCCATGAGGGATCGCAGGTGGGGGAGAACTGGAACTCCGCGAACAAGGACCTCTTCTACGGCAAGGACGGCGACCTGGCCGGTGCGGACAAGGAGTCCCAGGAGGTCAGCATGCTTGCGCTGCACCTGCTCCAGTCCGCCCTGGTCCACGTCAACACGTGCACTCTGAGGTTCGCTGTGGTCCCGTCCCGGGCAGTGCGGCCTCGCGCCGATGGCCGGCGGCTCCTTACTCTCCCCCGTCGGCGGAATGGAGTTGGAAGTCGACGACGACGCAACCGACCTGTCCGTCATCGGTGCGGCCGATCCAGACGGGGTAGGCCCCGTCGCCCTGGCCGGCGCGGAAGGCGATGA
- a CDS encoding VOC family protein: MTVQMKLTAVTLDCPDPPALAAFYQQATGLEPHPESSADFAGLKREDGLFIGFQRVDDYRAPRWPEQSVPQQAHLDFAVEDLDEAEARLVELGAVKPDHQPGKDRWRVFLDPAGHPFCLVKG; the protein is encoded by the coding sequence ATGACCGTACAGATGAAGTTGACCGCGGTGACACTGGACTGCCCTGATCCGCCGGCTCTTGCCGCGTTCTATCAGCAGGCCACCGGCCTCGAACCCCACCCGGAGTCCAGCGCCGACTTCGCCGGCCTCAAGCGTGAGGACGGACTGTTCATCGGCTTCCAACGGGTCGACGACTACCGGGCGCCGCGCTGGCCCGAGCAGTCCGTCCCGCAGCAGGCCCATCTCGACTTCGCGGTCGAGGACTTGGACGAGGCCGAGGCCCGGCTGGTGGAGTTGGGCGCGGTCAAGCCGGACCATCAGCCCGGGAAGGACAGGTGGCGGGTCTTCCTCGATCCGGCCGGACATCCCTTCTGCCTCGTCAAAGGCTGA
- a CDS encoding DUF5954 family protein codes for MSHRDESADRMRPILVRQPQGPVEAVTEADALDAILDERAMLVRGPLFGVVAQGTQNAGDDASRWRVVVAVVAGCPQEARDSLNSLLWFRAKDDAKDRVERRALLAAVARLESERVDELTVLGTRYRVVRAEEYTAAGPDGIEQPRPTDPEPSVPNWDRGVREPGIDDGLVLDPEAAVTPVQAAERLARRQLAYTGARFPDDVLDDSERALDTHPDVLLLPALFRIVEQDGDAWKAASGLHATAHEARKTLDFSLTWFEPRRLGLIPWDVEDRNADARTVTAKGTATAELATYAEAADRLRAEHANRIEVLGTVHQVCRARRLLRWGPDGPEGPRPSDIDSHPPEQIRPLLDEDGVIHYEGEDEDENNEDQTAPGA; via the coding sequence ATGAGTCATCGGGATGAGAGTGCGGACCGGATGCGGCCGATCCTTGTGAGGCAGCCGCAAGGGCCGGTGGAGGCGGTCACGGAGGCGGACGCGCTCGACGCCATACTGGACGAGCGGGCGATGCTGGTGCGCGGGCCGCTGTTCGGGGTGGTCGCCCAGGGCACGCAGAACGCGGGGGACGACGCCTCGCGGTGGCGGGTGGTGGTCGCGGTGGTGGCCGGCTGTCCGCAGGAGGCCCGGGACAGCCTCAACTCCTTACTGTGGTTCCGGGCGAAGGACGACGCCAAGGACAGGGTCGAGCGGCGTGCCCTGCTGGCGGCGGTCGCCCGGTTGGAGAGCGAACGCGTCGACGAGCTGACCGTACTCGGAACCCGTTACCGGGTGGTGCGCGCCGAGGAGTACACCGCGGCCGGGCCGGACGGCATCGAGCAGCCCCGGCCGACCGATCCTGAGCCCTCCGTACCGAATTGGGACCGCGGCGTCCGCGAGCCGGGGATCGACGACGGCCTGGTCCTGGACCCGGAAGCGGCGGTCACACCCGTCCAGGCCGCGGAACGGCTGGCGCGCCGCCAACTGGCGTACACGGGAGCCCGGTTCCCCGATGACGTGCTGGACGACTCCGAACGGGCGCTGGACACCCACCCCGATGTGTTGTTGCTGCCCGCGCTGTTCAGGATCGTGGAACAGGACGGTGACGCGTGGAAGGCCGCCAGCGGCCTGCACGCCACCGCGCATGAGGCCCGCAAGACACTGGACTTCTCGCTCACCTGGTTCGAGCCGCGACGGCTCGGCCTCATCCCCTGGGATGTCGAGGACAGGAACGCCGACGCGCGTACGGTGACCGCGAAGGGCACCGCGACCGCCGAACTGGCCACCTACGCCGAGGCCGCCGACCGCCTCCGGGCCGAACACGCCAACAGGATCGAGGTCCTGGGCACCGTCCACCAGGTCTGCCGCGCCCGCCGGCTGCTGCGCTGGGGCCCCGACGGGCCCGAAGGACCGCGCCCGTCCGACATCGACAGTCATCCTCCCGAGCAGATTCGCCCCCTGCTCGACGAGGACGGCGTCATTCACTACGAGGGCGAGGACGAGGACGAGAACAACGAGGACCAGACGGCCCCCGGCGCCTGA